The following proteins are encoded in a genomic region of Corylus avellana chromosome ca4, CavTom2PMs-1.0:
- the LOC132177533 gene encoding cytochrome P450 86B1-like — protein MATKLVFSSIQWLYSHFFWEVTISLLGLLLLRCMLERLTTKGPVLWPVVGIIPSIFLHINNIYDWTTESLIKAGGTFHFRGVWMGGAYGIVTADPSNIEYMLKTNFKNFPKGKYYTERFHDLLGNGIFNADNELWKEQRRIAISEMHSTRFVEHSFQAMQNLVHHKLLNLFNKVVEESNDHSFDLQDVLLRFTFDNICIAAFGVDPGCLALDLPQVPFAKAFEEATELTLFRFLLPPFVWKPMRHFGVGYEKRLKEAIKSVHDFAENTVTLRKNDLIKFGSLNDHCDLLSRLIEDSEKGKKNHFSDEFLRDFCISFILAGRDTSSVALAWFFWLVHKNPEAESRILSEINGILGCRKCKNIVVFTVEELKNMVYLEAALSESLRLYPSVPTDLKEVVEDDVFPDGNMVKRGARVHYCIYSMARMESIWGKDCLEFKPERWIKDGKFVSENPFKYSVFNAGPRLCLGKKFAYMQMKMVAASILLRYEVQVVEGHQVDPKFTTTLYMKHGLLVTLKHRLVASDLA, from the coding sequence ATGGCGACAAAGCTTGTTTTCTCTTCAATTCAATGGTTGTATTCTCACTTCTTTTGGGAAGTAACAATATCCCTGCTTGGACTCCTCCTCCTTCGTTGTATGCTTGAGAGGCTCACCACTAAGGGTCCAGTGTTATGGCCAGTTGTGGGGATCATACCATCGATATTCCTTCATATCAACAACATTTATGATTGGACCACCGAGTCCTTGATCAAAGCAGGGGGAACCTTCCACTTCAGGGGAGTGTGGATGGGGGGAGCCTATGGAATCGTAACCGCCGATCCTTCCAACATTGAATATATGCTTAAAACAAACTTCAAGAATTTCCCCAAAGGTAAGTACTACACAGAGAGATTTCATGACTTGCTTGGGAATGGTATTTTTAATGCTGACAATGAGTTGTGGAAGGAGCAAAGGCGAATTGCGATTTCTGAGATGCATTCAACCCGTTTTGTTGAGCACTCATTTCAAGCCATGCAAAACTTGGTCCACCACAAGCTGCTGAACCTATTCAACAAGGTTGTGGAGGAGTCAAATGATCATAGCTTCGATCTCCAAGATGTGCTTCTTCGGTTTACTTTTGACAACATCTGCATTGCCGCTTTTGGCGTTGATCCTGGCTGCTTGGCCCTTGATTTACCTCAAGTTCCGTTTGCAAAGGCTTTCGAAGAAGCCACAGAATTGACCCTTTTCAGATTCTTGCTGCCACCTTTTGTGTGGAAGCCCATGAGGCACTTTGGAGTAGGATACGAAAAGCGGCTCAAGGAGGCAATAAAAAGCGTGCATGATTTCGCTGAGAACACCGTGACACTTCGAAAGAACGATTTAATCAAGTTTGGCAGCTTAAATGATCATTGTGATCTCTTGTCCAGACTTATTGAAGACTCTGAAAAAGgtaagaaaaatcatttttccgACGAATTTCTCAGAGATTTCTGCATTAGCTTCATATTAGCAGGGCGAGACACGAGCTCGGTGGCATTGGCATGGTTCTTCTGGCTAGTACACAAGAACCCAGAAGCGGAAAGCAGAATTCTCAGCGAGATTAATGGAATTTTGGGTTGCCGCAAGTGCAAGAATATTGTAGTTTTTACAGTGGAAGAACTAAAGAACATGGTGTATCTAGAAGCAGCATTATCGGAGTCTCTAAGGCTTTACCCTTCGGTGCCAACGGACCTGAAAGAAGTCGTGGAAGACGATGTTTTTCCGGATGGTAACATGGTTAAAAGGGGGGCTCGGGTTCACTACTGCATTTACTCAATGGCTAGAATGGAGTCCATTTGGGGAAAAGATTGCTTGGAGTTTAAGCCAGAGAGGTGGATTAAAGACGGGAAGTTTGTGAGCGAGAATCCTTTCAAGTATTCTGTGTTTAATGCCGGTCCAAGATTGTGTCTCGGGAAGAAATTTGCTTACATGCAGATGAAAATGGTGGCTGCTTCAATTCTGTTGAGGTATGAAGTTCAGGTTGTTGAAGGTCATCAAGTTGATCCCAAATTCACAACCACTCTTTACATGAAGCATGGGTTGCTTGTCACTCTCAAGCACAGGTTAGTCGCCTCGGATTTGGCTTAG
- the LOC132177536 gene encoding proteasome subunit beta type-7-B-like: MSQAAVEVPPKGGFSFDLCRRNDMLSKKGVPLPSFRKTGTTIVGLIFQDGVILGADTRATEGPIVCDKNCEKIHYMAPNIYCCGAGTAADTEAVTEMVNSQLQLHRYHTGGRESRVVTALTLLKSHLFNYQGHVQAALVLGGVDVTGPHLHTIYPHGSTDSLPFATMGSGSLAAMAVFESKYHEGLTREEGINLVCEAICSGIFNDLGSGSNVDICVITKGHKEYLRNHHMPNPRTYFHSQGFSFPKKIEVLFTKVTPLKEMVGVIEGGDAMEE, from the exons ATGTCTCAGGCAGCTGTGGAGGTTCCACCTAAGGGTGGATTCAGCTTCGATTTGTGTAGACGCAATGATATGCTTTCTAAGAAAGGCGTTCCGCTACCGTCTTTTCGCAAGACCGGAACAACTATAGTCGGTCTAATTTTTCAG GATGGTGTTATTCTAGGGGCAGACACAAGAGCCACCGAAGGGCCAATAGTTTGTGATAAGAACTGTGAGAAAATTCATTACATGGCACCTAATATTTATTGCTGTGGAGCAGGAACTGCTGCTGATACAGAGGCTGTAACAG AGATGGTCAATTCACAACTGCAGCTGCATCGCTATCACACTGGTGGTCGAGAATCAAGGGTTGTCACAGCTCTTACACTTTTGAAATCTCACCTTTTCAA CTACCAAGGTCACGTTCAAGCTGCTTTGGTGCTTGGTGGAGTTGATGTTACTGGTCCACATTTGCACACT ATCTACCCTCATGGATCAACAGACAGTTTGCCATTTGCCACAATGGGTTCTGGTTCCCTTGCTGCAATGGCTGTTTTTGAATCGAAGTACCATGAAGGGCTGACA AGGGAAGAAGGAATAAATTTGGTGTGTGAGGCAATTTGCTCTGGTATTTTCAATGACTTGGGAAGTGGAAGCAATGTAGATATTTGTGTAATAACTAAG GGGCACAAGGAGTACTTGAGAAACCACCACATGCCAAATCCTCGAACCTATTTCCATTCCCAAGGATTTTCATTTCCCAAGAAGATAG AGGTTCTATTCACAAAGGTTACGCCATTGAAAGAAATGGTGGGAGTGATTGAAGGAGGAGATGCAATGGAAGAATGA